The Myxococcus guangdongensis genome contains a region encoding:
- a CDS encoding lactate racemase domain-containing protein, giving the protein MRPFKTLQKLYDEESQVVITEKGSPPRALFYGEGFLQEDLPVGTRVIFPRPPMAGVPNVKAAIRWAINHPEGMEPLHALLKPGMRLTCVIDDISVPLPPMVTPDVRQSILEIVLELAADSGVDDVHLVIANALHRRMTEGEMKRMVGEKIFDAYYPDRYYNHDAEDPDGIVALERTAHGEEVSVNRRVAESDLIIYVNVNFVPMNGGHKSMGTGVSNYASLRHHHNPKTIRASDSYMEPKTSALYRSNERIGRNIDKHLKVFHIETTLNNRMFGAPVDFLAKREEDYTEGDRLKFQAMRYALSKMPRAAARKVLNAIPAPYDVTGVYAGATEPAHQKTLETSWKQYSVPVEGQSDIVIFPIPFISPYSVNSILNPLLVQVMGLGYFFNLNRGVPLVKKGGVLILLHPAYDEFDPEHHPSYIEFFHRLLPETRDSMKLEHKYEKEFAENPSYVHLYRKNNAYHGVHPFYMWYWGENGRQHVGKVIVAGAENNHVPALLGWDRTDTLTEAIEEARGFMGRSATISLLRIAPTVMVDVK; this is encoded by the coding sequence ATGCGCCCGTTCAAGACGCTCCAGAAGCTGTACGACGAGGAAAGCCAGGTCGTCATCACCGAGAAGGGCAGCCCCCCGCGCGCCCTGTTCTACGGCGAGGGTTTCCTCCAGGAAGACCTGCCCGTGGGCACCCGGGTCATCTTCCCCCGTCCGCCCATGGCGGGCGTGCCCAACGTGAAGGCCGCCATCCGCTGGGCCATCAATCACCCGGAGGGCATGGAGCCGCTGCACGCGCTGCTCAAGCCGGGCATGCGCCTGACGTGCGTCATCGACGACATCAGCGTGCCCCTGCCGCCCATGGTCACGCCGGACGTGCGCCAGTCCATCCTGGAGATCGTCCTGGAGTTGGCCGCGGACAGCGGCGTGGACGACGTGCACCTGGTCATCGCCAACGCGCTCCACCGCCGCATGACGGAGGGGGAGATGAAGCGGATGGTGGGCGAGAAGATCTTCGACGCCTACTACCCGGACCGCTACTACAACCACGACGCGGAGGACCCGGACGGCATCGTCGCGCTCGAGCGCACGGCGCACGGCGAGGAGGTCTCCGTCAACCGCCGCGTCGCGGAGAGCGACCTCATCATCTACGTGAACGTGAACTTCGTGCCCATGAACGGCGGGCACAAGTCCATGGGCACCGGCGTGTCCAACTACGCGTCGCTGCGCCACCACCACAACCCGAAGACCATCCGGGCGTCGGACAGCTACATGGAGCCGAAGACCAGCGCGCTCTATCGCAGCAACGAGCGCATCGGTCGCAACATCGACAAGCACCTGAAGGTCTTCCACATCGAGACCACGCTGAACAACCGCATGTTCGGCGCGCCCGTGGACTTCCTGGCCAAGCGCGAGGAGGACTACACCGAGGGCGACCGGCTGAAGTTCCAGGCCATGCGCTACGCGTTGTCGAAGATGCCGCGCGCGGCGGCGCGCAAGGTGCTCAACGCCATCCCCGCGCCCTACGACGTGACGGGCGTGTACGCCGGAGCGACGGAGCCCGCGCACCAGAAGACGCTGGAGACCAGCTGGAAGCAGTACTCGGTGCCGGTGGAGGGGCAGAGCGACATCGTCATCTTCCCCATCCCGTTCATCTCGCCGTACAGCGTCAACTCCATCCTCAACCCGCTGCTCGTGCAGGTGATGGGGCTGGGCTACTTCTTCAACCTCAACCGCGGCGTGCCGCTGGTGAAGAAGGGCGGCGTGCTCATCCTGTTGCACCCGGCCTACGACGAGTTCGACCCGGAGCACCACCCCAGCTACATCGAGTTCTTCCACCGGCTGCTGCCGGAGACGCGCGACTCGATGAAGCTGGAGCACAAGTACGAGAAGGAGTTCGCGGAGAACCCCAGCTACGTGCACCTGTACCGCAAGAACAACGCCTACCACGGCGTGCACCCGTTCTACATGTGGTACTGGGGCGAGAACGGTCGCCAGCACGTGGGCAAGGTCATCGTCGCGGGCGCGGAGAACAACCACGTCCCGGCGCTGCTCGGCTGGGACCGCACCGACACGCTCACCGAGGCCATCGAGGAGGCGCGCGGGTTCATGGGGCGCTCGGCCACCATCAGCCTGCTGCGCATCGCCCCCACGGTGATGGTGGACGTGAAGTGA
- a CDS encoding HAD family hydrolase, giving the protein MPSKAAFFDVDGTLVKTNVVHVYAYYAMNRGSVLGIAGRTLSTAMSVPLFGVMDALDRKTFNEFFYRYYAGLSEDRLVTIAEDMFEDVLKPALFEQTQDLIDQARRSGCKVVLVTGALDFTMRPLARHLGADDLIANKMQFVGGKATGKVIPPIIEGANKANSIRAYCTKEGLTLDKCHGYSDSASDYAMLAVVGRPTAVNPDLRLRSIARAYNWPILDLK; this is encoded by the coding sequence ATGCCCTCGAAAGCCGCATTTTTCGATGTCGACGGGACGCTCGTGAAGACGAACGTCGTCCACGTCTACGCGTACTACGCGATGAACCGGGGCTCCGTGCTCGGCATCGCGGGCAGGACGCTGAGCACCGCGATGAGCGTGCCGCTCTTCGGCGTCATGGACGCGCTGGACCGCAAGACGTTCAACGAGTTCTTCTACCGGTACTACGCGGGGTTGAGCGAGGACCGGCTCGTCACCATCGCGGAGGACATGTTCGAGGACGTGCTCAAGCCCGCCCTCTTCGAGCAGACCCAGGACCTCATCGACCAGGCGCGCCGCAGCGGGTGCAAGGTGGTGCTCGTCACCGGGGCGCTGGACTTCACCATGCGTCCGCTCGCCCGGCACCTGGGCGCCGATGACCTGATCGCCAACAAGATGCAGTTCGTGGGCGGCAAGGCCACCGGCAAGGTGATTCCGCCCATCATCGAGGGCGCCAACAAGGCGAACTCCATCCGCGCCTACTGCACCAAGGAGGGGCTGACCTTGGACAAGTGCCACGGCTACTCCGACAGCGCCTCCGACTACGCGATGCTCGCGGTGGTGGGACGTCCCACCGCGGTGAACCCGGACCTGCGGCTGCGCTCCATCGCGCGCGCCTACAACTGGCCCATCCTCGACCTCAAGTAG